In one Misgurnus anguillicaudatus chromosome 1, ASM2758022v2, whole genome shotgun sequence genomic region, the following are encoded:
- the LOC129432109 gene encoding plexin-C1-like, which produces MKGFSLALLTPLNYCICDDVQNFDGDIRDFVVGNSKLFVLTDRRLHQMTNNLSVEKTKDFNATHPNSVTLLVPFEANGTLITCATSNGGYCEVLDLNNITNRIYWEAKSSVPQANEKSIAFIVDSNPNKIHNGAYLLVGRKNFVALWSTLDSQPGSLFSPSDDGSHQLRRYVEFIDGFQIILLKLSYLFLNAKTESGRQAFALRLNNAKRKKKDILKSITGTMLKCCSDESRPVLIASALISSDKAVIWTGVFSAQNDLEDTALAVYDLSNVDDKGKDFCFSGKTCKLSSQVRDVAVVFKYKSMSSVAAVRSESWIVLFIGTKDGQLIKVVLDEKFSPGCPTVLYRSDDDQKVLTKMHLDPVDNKHIYIALKNQIRRVSVVQCVKHSSLRDCRAALDPLCGWCVETRRCSTQDECLISAWISFPNNSIQKPLLSFQVAEKSSREITLHLTLSLDSTQNPAIFSCAFTTAGVNLCDRSDPAIIFPNCSCGFSDQLLSSGGLKILASVIVENQKITETLMLKNCSSITDNSTTTSYTQCVQCISAGCHWSSSVKRCDWTQEPEPQLQIQNVCKDVHYDTDYKVPEILSIEPNRVSFHGRNNVLLTGRNLGSVIKIRIQGDLDCFSKEFPVFDRSSDSLRFHIPPSETKGTLKVCVVTEDYRCHGNSNITYSSQPSCTGIQPKVTWGSGGRKIHVQGNNMEFVESIIVHPSSKEIKTQYNTSSKDLWFYTYPYDGNGLINLMLKVGNVTLDCASLTHQPDPEFIGFTTTQMDNDVLVIIKKNADQLNLSMNEVKVSGVDGEDEYDCVLEEISSQTITCLIKGALISVESVTIRVGKSFSLTMGQSSSKYLFCIRPQDTSG; this is translated from the exons ATGAAAGGATTCTCACTTGCCTTGCTTACACCTTTGAACTATTGCATTTGCGATGATGTGCAGAACTTTGATGGAGACATCAGGGACTTTGTAGTTGGTAACAGTAAATTGTTTGTTCTTACTGATCGTCGACTACATCAGATGACAAACAATCTATCTGTGGAAAAGACTAAGGATTTTAATGCCACACATCCAAACTCTGTTACACTTCTGGTCCCTTTTGAGGCGAACGGCACCCTGATTACATGCGCAACATCTAACGGTGGATACTGTGAAGTTCTTGATCTCAATAATATTACAAACAGAATTTACTGGGAAGCCAAATCCAGTGTACCACAGGCAAATGAGAAATCCATAGCATTTATAGTGGACAGCAACCCTAATAAAATCCATAATGGCGCTTACCTGCTGGTTGGGAGGAAGAATTTTGTCGCCTTGTGGAGCACTTTAGATTCTCAACCAGGCTCCCTTTTCTCTCCATCGGACGACGGATCACATCAATTACGTAGATACGTAGAGTTTATAGACGGGTTTCAGATCATTTTGCTCAAACTCTCGTACCTGTTTCTTAACGCAAAGACTGAGTCCGGTCGGCAAGCGTTTGCTCTCAGGCTCAACAATGCcaaaagaaagaagaaagacATTCTGAAGAGCATAACTGGAACAATGTTAAAATGTTGCAGTGATGAATCTCGTCCTGTCCTCATCGCATCAGCTCTTATTTCCTCAGATAAAGCTGTGATCTGGACAGGTGTCTTCAGTGCGCAAAATGATCTAGAGGACACTGCACTTGCTGTTTACGACCTCAGTAATGTTGATGACAAAGGTAAAGATTTCTGCTTCAGCGGCAAGACATGTAAGCTTAGTTCACAGGTAAGGGATG TAGCAGTAGTTTTCAAATACAAGTCAATGAGTTCAGTAGCAGCAGTTAGGAGTGAATCCTGGATTGTGCTCTTCATTGGAACCAAAGATGGACAACTGATAAAG GTTGTGTTGGATGAGAAATTCAGTCCAGGCTGTCCCACAGTGCTGTACAGATCTGATGATGATCAAAAAGTGCTTACCAAGATGCATTTAGATCCAGTAGATAACAAACATATCTACATAGCTCTGAAAAACCAA ATCAGAAGAGTGTCTGTGGTTCAATGTGTTAAACACAGCTCTCTGAGAGACTGCAGAGCTGCGCTGGATCCTCTCTGTGGTTGGTGTGTTGAGACACGCAG ATGTTCCACCCAGGATGAATGCTTGATCTCTGCATGGATATCCTTCCCAAATAACTCCATTCAGAAACCACTGCTGTCTTTTCAGGTGGCAGAGAAATCCTCTAGAGAG ATTACTCTACATCTCACCTTGAGTCTGGACAGCACACAAAATCCTGCCATCTTTTCTTGTGCATTCACCACAGCGGGTGTGAACCTGTGTGATAGATCTGATCCTGCTATAATTTTTCCAAACTGCTCCTGTGGTTTTTCAGACCAGCTTCTGTCTAGTGGAG GTTTGAAGATTTTAGCTTCAGTTATTGTTGAGAATCAGAAGATCACAGAGACCCTGATGCTGAAGAACTGCTCCAGTATTACAGATAATTCAACAACGACTTCTTATACACA GTGTGTGCAGTGCATCTCGGCTGGATGTCATTGGTCCTCTTCTGTCAAGCGTTGTGACTGGACACAGGAACCTGAACCACAATTACAAATAcag AATGTTTGCAAAGATGTACACTATGATACAGACTACAAA GTGCCAGAGATTCTCTCTATAGAGCCGAACAGAGTTTCTTTCCATGGCAGAAACAATGTTTTACTAACAGGAAGGAACCTGGGATCTGTCATCAAAATTCGTATTCAAGGGGATCTGGACTGCTTTTCAAAAGA GTTTCCTGTGTTTGATCGTTCGAGTGACAGTCTAAGGTTCCACATTCCTCCCAGTGAAACTAAAGGAACTCTAAAAGTGTGTGTTGTTACTGAGGATTACCGTTGTCATGGTAACAGCAACATCACTTACAGTTCCCAACCCAGCTGCACAGGAATACAACCCAAAGTCACATGGGGAAG TGGTGGAAGGAAGATTCACGTACAGGGAAACAATATGGAGTTTGTGGAATCAATCATTGTGCATCCCTCCAGTAAAGAGATCAAAACACAATACAACACGAGCTCAAAG GATTTATGGTTTTACACCTACCCTTATGATGGCAATGGTCTCATTAATTTGATGTTGAAAGTTGGTAACGTCACTTTAGACTGTGCTAGTTTGACCCACCAGCCTGATCCAGAGTTTATTGGATTTACAACCACACAGATGGACAATGATGTACTGGTGATTATAAAG aAAAATGCAGATCAGTTAAATTTGAGTATGAATGAGGTGAAGGTGTCTGGTGTAGATGGAGAggatgaatatgattgtgttcTGGAAGAGATTTCCTCTCAAACCATTACATGTTTGATTAAAGGAGCCCTGATCTCAGTTGAGTCTGTCACT ATCAGGGTTGGAAAATCGTTCAGTCTTACGATGGGACAAAGCagttcaaaatatttgttttgcatTAGACCACAGGACACATCTGGTTAA